The stretch of DNA ACAGGCTTATAGCCAATGATGGCACCGTCACTGCCTACGGTCACTTGATAGGTCAAATCTTGCCCAATATCGGAGGATGGTGCCCATTCCTGCGCCAGCTTGCTAGCAAGTTGCTGCCGGAGCTGATCTAGTTTTGCTGAATCCGTAATGGCTGGTGCCTTCAAGCTAACATCTGGATTAATAGGTTGCGGCTGTGATACCCCAGTTGGTGGACTTGGGTCTTTGCTACTGGGCGCAAGGGATGAAGACGGATTAGACGTGGGTGCGGCTGGCACTGGAGTCACCGTTGGGATAGGTGCAGTATTTATGCCCGTATTTTCACGGTTGGGTGAACTCGGTAGCTTGCCCTGAGGCGTTATGCCTGAAGGCACCATTTCTGTATCCGTTGGGGTAGGAATCGGATCCTTGGGACGTTGCACCTCTGGAATAGGCATATAGAAGCAAGCAAGTGCTGCTAACGCTAGACCAGAAATGCCAATCACCGCTGGCATAGTTCGCTCTAGGGTTCTGCCATCATCAGGCAGGTATCGTCGAGATACTGGCGCTAGGGGCACAGTCAATCCTGGAAGAGTGCGATCGTCGGCCAGAAATTGATCGATCGCTTCCACTAGGTCAAACAGTTGTACCGTAGTCAAATCTATGGAACGACTATGCTCAGAATTCACCCCAGAGCCTTGTTCGTTGTTTTGGCGATGGGCTTGGGTGTTGACCACCAGTCGATGCCGATTAAGAGCGATTGGCGTG from Cyanobacteriota bacterium encodes:
- a CDS encoding DUF4335 domain-containing protein, which gives rise to MTIPPRRYSLPNCTLVLEGIGSSEEANGIVNARPLMSMLTSVECQLEGQEEPLRGGSEFFQALVVAVSRYAQQVLSGIAIPPDQQPQSQLVTITPIALNRHRLVVNTQAHRQNNEQGSGVNSEHSRSIDLTTVQLFDLVEAIDQFLADDRTLPGLTVPLAPVSRRYLPDDGRTLERTMPAVIGISGLALAALACFYMPIPEVQRPKDPIPTPTDTEMVPSGITPQGKLPSSPNRENTGINTAPIPTVTPVPAAPTSNPSSSLAPSSKDPSPPTGVSQPQPINPDVSLKAPAITDSAKLDQLRQQLASKLAQEWAPSSDIGQDLTYQVTVGSDGAIIGYKPVDDISRIKEQDVPLLNLLYLPTTGGQANPEAIARFKVVFKPNGKLDVSPWQANP